A window of the Ignisphaera sp. genome harbors these coding sequences:
- the cca gene encoding CCA tRNA nucleotidyltransferase: MMHDIIMPDVNSIIREVAEEIRPSDQERRRLMEIYERIKFILEICLSRCLDREMVVTLQGSLAKDTFLRGQSDIDVFLLFQPRSGTGYEWFKGVLVPAVIGCFRDYKYTLNYTSHPYVTLYVDDVEVNIVPAFRIESPSKIVSAVDRTPFHTEYVRNRLSMEQRDEVRVLKYFLKQWSLYGAEASTKGFSGYLVELLVIAYGTFLNLLKSCTSWRAYRTCIDIENHYRTQGECLKRFRNDVLVVVDPVDSNRNAASALSLKNFALFKLLARLFIESPSRMFFRASEIEVCSGVPAEDVVRIHLESYRSCLYGLEFDVVKPIPDVVWGQLNRLRKTIANTLRSQGIGESVRVDSWINRALTKAITVVEVIFCNKRYALHRGPYAYDTHNALEFLVKNKSTGMVSWIDDDGRLYTFRMIDTNIEKIIMDTVSRSSPTSLRPTKLLDLGNRETLQIVDPDFKKWLKEFLEGSSIKKIMRLLEDLDLNS, encoded by the coding sequence ATGATGCATGATATAATAATGCCCGATGTGAACAGTATTATCCGCGAGGTTGCTGAGGAAATAAGACCCTCTGATCAGGAGAGAAGGAGGCTTATGGAGATATACGAACGCATAAAGTTTATACTGGAGATATGTTTGTCACGGTGCTTGGATAGAGAGATGGTGGTAACGTTGCAGGGATCTTTAGCTAAGGACACCTTTCTCAGGGGTCAATCAGACATCGATGTGTTCCTGCTGTTTCAGCCACGTAGCGGTACAGGTTATGAGTGGTTCAAGGGGGTCCTAGTTCCCGCCGTTATAGGCTGTTTCAGAGACTACAAGTATACACTGAACTACACTTCTCATCCATATGTTACACTGTATGTTGATGATGTGGAGGTGAATATAGTACCTGCTTTTAGGATTGAGAGCCCCAGCAAGATAGTTAGCGCTGTTGATAGAACCCCGTTTCACACTGAATACGTTAGGAACCGTCTCTCTATGGAGCAGAGAGATGAGGTGAGGGTTCTGAAGTATTTCCTCAAGCAGTGGAGTCTCTATGGAGCTGAAGCCTCTACCAAGGGTTTTTCGGGCTACCTGGTGGAGCTGCTAGTAATAGCGTACGGCACATTCCTCAACCTGTTGAAGAGCTGTACCAGTTGGAGAGCCTACAGAACATGCATAGATATAGAAAACCATTATAGAACCCAGGGGGAGTGTCTAAAGAGGTTCAGAAACGATGTGCTGGTCGTAGTAGATCCCGTGGACTCCAACAGGAATGCCGCGTCTGCTTTATCGTTGAAGAACTTTGCCTTATTTAAGCTCCTAGCGAGGCTGTTCATAGAGAGTCCATCGCGTATGTTCTTCCGGGCCAGTGAGATAGAGGTGTGTAGCGGTGTTCCTGCCGAAGATGTTGTCCGTATACATTTAGAGAGCTACAGAAGCTGTCTATACGGACTAGAGTTCGATGTGGTGAAGCCCATTCCAGATGTTGTGTGGGGTCAGTTGAATAGGTTACGCAAAACTATAGCGAATACCCTTAGGTCCCAGGGAATAGGCGAATCGGTGCGGGTGGATTCGTGGATCAATAGAGCCTTAACGAAGGCTATAACAGTTGTAGAGGTAATCTTCTGCAACAAGAGGTACGCATTACATAGGGGTCCCTATGCATATGATACCCATAACGCTCTAGAGTTTCTGGTCAAGAACAAGAGCACAGGGATGGTTTCCTGGATCGACGACGATGGAAGGCTCTATACCTTCAGAATGATCGACACAAACATAGAGAAGATAATCATGGATACAGTCTCGAGATCTTCGCCAACAAGCTTGAGACCAACAAAGCTCCTAGACCTAGGAAACAGAGAAACCCTGCAGATAGTGGATCCTGATTTCAAGAAATGGCTGAAGGAGTTTCTGGAAGGAAGCTCCATCAAAAAAATTATGAGATTACTTGAAGATCTTGATCTCAATTCTTGA
- the thpR gene encoding RNA 2',3'-cyclic phosphodiesterase gives MSIRCFIAIEIENDEVLREIIKVKEELSIRGLDIKPVEDENIHLTLRFLGGISQNSFEVVKEMLSSFSQTINRFEIEIRGLGAFPSIVNPRVIWVGIGKGVEELYQIRKIIDHEISKNKLYDIHKDEQEFHPHITLARVKSLRNIESFYDFYKHYNDYLFGVSSVTKIKLKQSILRPQGPIYRDVFIVSLR, from the coding sequence ATGAGTATTAGATGCTTTATAGCTATAGAAATCGAGAATGATGAAGTACTTAGAGAGATTATAAAGGTTAAAGAAGAACTATCGATAAGAGGTCTAGATATAAAACCAGTTGAAGATGAAAATATACACTTAACATTAAGATTTCTGGGCGGTATATCGCAGAATAGTTTTGAAGTCGTAAAGGAAATGTTATCAAGCTTTAGTCAGACAATTAATAGATTTGAAATTGAGATCAGAGGTCTAGGAGCCTTTCCATCAATTGTTAATCCTAGAGTGATTTGGGTTGGTATTGGAAAAGGTGTTGAAGAATTATATCAGATAAGGAAAATAATTGATCATGAAATATCAAAGAATAAATTATATGATATTCATAAAGATGAACAAGAGTTCCATCCACATATCACATTAGCACGTGTAAAAAGTCTTAGAAATATAGAGTCATTTTACGATTTCTATAAGCACTATAATGATTATTTGTTTGGAGTATCATCTGTTACTAAAATTAAGTTAAAACAAAGTATACTCAGACCTCAGGGACCTATATATCGCGACGTATTTATCGTTAGTCTAAGGTAA
- a CDS encoding chromatin protein Cren7 — MVCKNEVKVKDPTSHTVITIAPNKVYVIRNHRGKEIKIGLFISPRTSKYFRALLPYTYSCE; from the coding sequence ATGGTATGCAAGAATGAGGTAAAAGTTAAAGATCCTACATCCCATACGGTGATCACAATAGCTCCTAATAAAGTATACGTAATTAGAAATCACAGAGGTAAGGAAATTAAGATAGGGTTGTTCATAAGCCCTAGAACATCTAAATACTTCAGGGCTTTACTACCCTATACATATTCATGTGAATAA
- a CDS encoding winged helix-turn-helix domain-containing protein, translated as MSSNEKNVPKIKRGIWIEGDTMYVAGEEFIEKVASALASLTRLRILGLIFKEDVGIEDLAEKLNQSKANISTHVRRLEEANIVRAVYMPGHRGIKKLAKPMVKEIKILLSELAEEVEERMREAPLPPEENLQE; from the coding sequence ATGAGCTCAAATGAAAAGAATGTTCCAAAGATTAAACGAGGCATATGGATTGAAGGAGATACCATGTATGTAGCTGGCGAAGAGTTTATAGAGAAAGTAGCAAGTGCTTTGGCGTCTTTGACAAGACTAAGAATTCTTGGACTGATATTTAAGGAAGATGTAGGAATAGAAGATTTAGCTGAAAAACTTAATCAAAGCAAAGCAAATATCAGTACCCATGTAAGAAGACTTGAAGAAGCAAATATCGTTAGAGCCGTGTATATGCCTGGTCATAGAGGTATAAAGAAGCTTGCCAAACCTATGGTTAAGGAAATTAAAATATTGCTTTCAGAGCTCGCTGAAGAAGTTGAGGAAAGGATGAGGGAAGCACCATTACCGCCAGAAGAAAACCTTCAAGAATAA
- a CDS encoding aldehyde ferredoxin oxidoreductase N-terminal domain-containing protein, whose translation MYRVARINVSSGSYTIKEYNISEVLGPIDVGLKIHEELESWKYDVFSPNNALILGAGPFAGGKLFGSHRLIALFRSPESKGIHFSAMGGVAYKFIGCGVHAVSIEGMGSKPIVITIEGNTEGIVKVKLDYIELEELERIYRGYEGYIGAFALIRYLLDRYLETIQTLNARPIVVGPAALRTVYGAIVSVDIDPSKKLLIHGREDYAARGGGGSVLAQAHNVVAIIAGGTWKPKLPEELNNISNLNELYKKITGTDFVSTVTKSTVKYRYDQSIGAGGTFGVNYPHYRELLPLFNYNTMYVPKHIKKKLVDMLLENFWLPFVEETFVKSKSWETCGEPCPAACKKIWRGKKVDYEPFNALGPFIGVLDLELVTKAVDIGDQLGYDLITLGHIVAWLLEAVYKGLLKPEEVGIDDIPSLDPSALNISLWSKNIRLAEKIILNILEKKTDVLKLVAEKGIRAAAKELDNMFKDRVEKIRTRFEDIVVYVPYGEDGYMTPTFYWSPGVVLPLVIAGKYLTNYTPTFSEPEEFAKTVAIRILKEMIIENTGLCRFHRGWFEKNASDLYKLLGIDIDLDKYANELYIKMALYNIRSGAKPRYIESEKVKDIFVTLALETNSVNWISKFNTDRENSVKEWWNRASKYIVEQLKLPQEWLN comes from the coding sequence ATGTACAGAGTTGCTAGGATAAATGTTAGTAGTGGAAGCTACACTATAAAGGAGTACAATATTAGCGAAGTATTAGGTCCTATAGATGTAGGCTTGAAGATACATGAAGAACTTGAATCATGGAAATATGACGTATTCAGCCCTAATAATGCCTTAATTTTAGGGGCAGGTCCATTTGCTGGAGGTAAGCTATTTGGTTCACATAGACTTATAGCGTTATTTAGGAGCCCTGAAAGTAAAGGAATACACTTCTCCGCTATGGGTGGGGTAGCGTATAAGTTTATTGGATGCGGAGTTCATGCAGTTTCAATAGAGGGTATGGGTTCAAAGCCCATAGTTATTACAATAGAAGGAAATACCGAGGGTATCGTAAAAGTTAAGTTAGATTATATTGAACTAGAGGAGCTTGAAAGAATATACAGAGGATACGAAGGATATATTGGAGCTTTTGCGCTTATACGTTATCTATTAGATAGGTACCTAGAAACTATACAAACACTAAATGCTAGACCCATAGTAGTAGGTCCAGCTGCATTAAGGACTGTATATGGTGCTATAGTATCTGTCGATATAGATCCTAGCAAGAAGTTGTTGATACATGGAAGAGAAGATTATGCTGCTAGAGGTGGTGGAGGTTCTGTTCTAGCTCAGGCTCATAATGTTGTTGCTATAATAGCTGGTGGAACCTGGAAACCTAAGTTACCTGAAGAATTAAATAATATATCTAATTTGAACGAATTATATAAAAAGATTACAGGAACGGATTTTGTCTCTACTGTAACTAAATCTACAGTAAAGTATCGGTATGATCAATCTATTGGCGCTGGAGGAACGTTTGGTGTAAATTATCCTCATTATAGAGAGCTCCTACCGTTATTCAACTATAACACTATGTACGTACCTAAGCATATAAAGAAAAAATTAGTTGATATGTTGTTAGAGAATTTCTGGTTACCATTTGTTGAAGAAACTTTTGTAAAAAGTAAATCTTGGGAAACGTGTGGTGAACCATGTCCCGCAGCATGTAAAAAGATATGGAGAGGTAAGAAAGTTGACTACGAACCTTTCAACGCTTTAGGACCTTTCATAGGTGTTTTAGATCTAGAGCTAGTGACAAAAGCAGTAGACATAGGCGATCAACTTGGATATGACCTAATAACACTAGGTCATATCGTTGCATGGCTTCTTGAAGCTGTATACAAAGGACTACTAAAGCCGGAAGAGGTAGGCATTGATGATATTCCTTCACTAGACCCTTCAGCATTAAATATCAGCTTGTGGTCAAAGAATATTAGGTTAGCTGAAAAGATTATCTTGAATATATTAGAAAAGAAAACAGATGTATTGAAACTTGTTGCGGAAAAAGGTATTAGAGCTGCAGCTAAAGAATTAGATAACATGTTTAAAGATAGAGTTGAAAAGATTCGTACCAGATTTGAAGACATTGTAGTGTATGTACCCTATGGTGAGGATGGGTATATGACGCCAACGTTTTACTGGTCTCCGGGTGTTGTGTTACCTCTAGTTATTGCAGGAAAGTACTTGACTAATTACACACCAACATTCTCTGAACCAGAAGAATTTGCCAAAACAGTAGCAATAAGGATACTAAAGGAAATGATAATTGAAAATACGGGATTGTGTAGATTTCACAGAGGCTGGTTCGAAAAGAATGCGTCTGATCTCTATAAGCTCTTAGGAATAGATATAGACCTTGATAAGTACGCAAACGAGCTGTACATCAAGATGGCTTTATACAACATAAGATCTGGTGCTAAACCAAGATATATTGAAAGTGAGAAGGTTAAAGATATATTCGTAACGCTCGCTCTCGAAACGAACTCCGTTAACTGGATCTCTAAATTCAACACAGATCGAGAGAACTCTGTAAAAGAATGGTGGAATAGAGCTAGTAAGTATATCGTAGAACAACTTAAACTTCCTCAAGAATGGCTTAATTGA
- a CDS encoding RNA repair domain-containing protein — MKIKEAINRIIWKHRDSLEEFLIVIIDRMTTTGYRYIPFSCIKNADNNYIYVSNEVNEFIAIPIHRVIRIEKKNGEIVWKR; from the coding sequence GTGAAAATCAAAGAGGCAATAAATAGGATCATCTGGAAACATAGAGATTCTCTGGAGGAATTTCTAATAGTGATAATTGATAGAATGACGACAACTGGATACAGATATATACCGTTTAGTTGTATAAAGAATGCGGACAACAACTACATATATGTAAGTAACGAAGTCAATGAATTCATAGCTATTCCAATTCACAGAGTTATTAGAATAGAGAAAAAGAATGGTGAAATAGTATGGAAGAGATGA